From Lujinxingia vulgaris, a single genomic window includes:
- the leuS gene encoding leucine--tRNA ligase, producing MSDFRPDQIEPKWQAFWQKNKTFKVEEDLSKPSFFVLDMFPYPSGSGLHVGHVEGYTATDIMARFKRARGFDVLHPMGWDAFGLPAEQHAINTGTHPRDTTVKNIETFKGQLQALGFAYDWDREINTTDPDYYRWTQWIFLKLYEQGLAYIAEVPVNWCPALGTVLANEEVIDGRSERGGHPVIRKPMRQWMLKITAYAERLLEDLEIIDWPEHLKDMQRNWIGRSQGAEVDFKVDAGSAKGLDANIRVFTTRPDTLFGATYMVLAPEHPLVDDLASEAQREAVDAYRKEAATKSELQRTELQKEKSGVFTGAYAINPVNGARIPIWIADYVLYGYGTGAIMAVPGHDERDWEFAKTHGLAIVEVISGGDVREAAHTGDGELVNSDFLSGMKVKEAKKSIIAWLEERGLGQGTINYKLRDWLFSRQRYWGEPFPILHREDGEIVTLPEEQLPLTLPDVERYQPSGTGESPLATIEDWVNTVDPRDGTPARRETNTMPQWAGSCWYYLRYIDPKNDEAPVDPEKEKRWMPVDLYVGGAEHAVLHLLYARFWHKVLYDIGVVSTKEPFQRVVNQGMILGVTYQYFKTPAGEPVSFKEVGDRQDLSPATIPADKVVWKNDVPFHPEHGVELEEIVEKMSKSRGNVVNPDDVIAEYGADSLRLYEMFMGPLEQTKPWNSRGVSGVHRFLSRIWRLIAGDEGLSATMVDEDPTDETLRQLHRTIKKVTEDTEELRYNTAIAAMMEYVNFLYKLDTVPKSAVAPLVQMLAPYAPHTAEELWERLGNEPSVINAPWPAFEEKWLEDDSYELAVQVMGKLRGEITVPKDADEEAVVKLARANPKVEEHLAGKTIRRVIFVPGRILNFVAN from the coding sequence ATGTCCGATTTTCGTCCCGATCAGATCGAGCCCAAGTGGCAGGCCTTCTGGCAGAAGAACAAGACTTTCAAGGTCGAAGAAGATCTCAGCAAACCCTCCTTCTTCGTGCTCGATATGTTCCCTTACCCCTCGGGCTCCGGGCTGCACGTGGGACACGTCGAGGGCTACACGGCTACCGACATCATGGCGCGCTTTAAGCGCGCGCGGGGCTTTGATGTGCTGCACCCGATGGGTTGGGATGCGTTTGGTCTTCCGGCCGAGCAACACGCCATCAACACCGGCACCCACCCGCGGGACACCACGGTCAAGAACATCGAGACTTTTAAGGGGCAGCTCCAGGCGCTGGGCTTTGCCTACGACTGGGATCGGGAGATCAACACCACCGACCCGGACTATTACCGCTGGACGCAGTGGATCTTCCTCAAACTCTATGAGCAGGGGCTGGCGTACATCGCCGAAGTTCCCGTGAACTGGTGCCCGGCCCTGGGCACCGTTCTGGCCAACGAAGAAGTTATCGACGGTCGCAGCGAGCGCGGCGGCCACCCGGTGATTCGCAAGCCGATGCGTCAGTGGATGCTCAAGATCACGGCCTACGCCGAGCGCCTGCTCGAAGATCTGGAGATCATCGACTGGCCCGAGCACCTCAAAGATATGCAGCGCAACTGGATCGGGCGCTCCCAGGGGGCGGAGGTCGACTTCAAGGTCGACGCCGGCTCGGCCAAGGGGCTCGACGCCAACATCCGCGTCTTCACCACGCGCCCCGACACCCTCTTCGGCGCCACCTACATGGTGCTCGCCCCGGAGCATCCCCTGGTGGATGACCTGGCCAGCGAGGCGCAGCGCGAGGCGGTCGACGCCTACCGCAAGGAAGCCGCGACCAAGAGCGAGCTGCAGCGCACCGAGCTTCAGAAAGAGAAGAGCGGCGTGTTCACCGGCGCCTACGCCATCAACCCGGTCAACGGCGCGCGTATCCCGATCTGGATCGCCGATTACGTGCTCTACGGCTATGGCACCGGCGCGATCATGGCCGTGCCCGGCCACGATGAGCGCGACTGGGAGTTCGCAAAAACTCACGGCCTGGCGATTGTGGAGGTGATCTCCGGCGGTGACGTCCGCGAAGCGGCGCATACCGGCGACGGCGAGCTTGTGAACTCGGACTTCTTGAGCGGCATGAAGGTCAAGGAGGCCAAGAAGAGCATCATCGCCTGGCTGGAGGAGCGCGGGCTGGGGCAGGGGACCATCAACTACAAACTTCGCGACTGGCTCTTTAGCCGCCAGCGCTACTGGGGTGAGCCCTTCCCGATTTTGCATCGCGAAGATGGCGAGATCGTGACGCTGCCGGAAGAGCAGCTGCCGCTGACCCTTCCCGATGTGGAGCGCTACCAGCCCAGCGGCACCGGTGAGTCGCCGCTGGCGACCATCGAGGACTGGGTCAACACCGTCGATCCGCGCGACGGCACCCCCGCGCGCCGCGAGACGAACACGATGCCGCAGTGGGCCGGCTCCTGCTGGTACTACCTGCGCTACATCGACCCTAAAAACGACGAAGCGCCGGTCGATCCCGAGAAAGAAAAGCGCTGGATGCCCGTCGACCTTTACGTCGGTGGCGCGGAGCACGCGGTGCTGCACCTCTTGTACGCGCGCTTCTGGCACAAGGTGCTCTACGATATCGGCGTCGTCTCCACCAAAGAGCCCTTCCAGCGGGTGGTCAACCAGGGGATGATCCTGGGCGTGACCTACCAGTACTTCAAAACCCCCGCTGGCGAGCCGGTGAGCTTTAAAGAGGTGGGCGATCGCCAGGATCTCTCGCCGGCCACCATCCCGGCCGACAAAGTGGTCTGGAAGAACGACGTTCCTTTCCACCCCGAGCACGGCGTGGAGCTTGAGGAGATCGTCGAGAAGATGTCGAAGTCGCGCGGCAACGTCGTCAACCCCGACGACGTGATTGCCGAGTACGGCGCCGACAGCCTGCGTCTCTACGAGATGTTCATGGGACCGCTGGAGCAGACCAAACCCTGGAACTCCCGCGGCGTGAGCGGCGTGCACCGCTTCCTCTCGCGCATCTGGCGTCTGATTGCTGGCGACGAAGGTTTGAGCGCGACGATGGTCGACGAGGACCCGACCGATGAGACCTTGCGCCAGCTGCACCGCACCATCAAAAAGGTCACCGAAGACACCGAGGAGCTGCGCTACAACACCGCGATCGCCGCGATGATGGAGTACGTGAATTTCCTCTATAAGCTCGACACGGTGCCGAAGAGCGCGGTCGCCCCGCTCGTGCAGATGCTCGCGCCTTACGCGCCGCATACCGCCGAGGAGCTCTGGGAGCGCCTGGGGAATGAGCCTTCGGTGATCAACGCGCCCTGGCCGGCGTTTGAAGAGAAGTGGCTTGAGGACGACTCCTACGAGCTTGCCGTCCAGGTGATGGGCAAGCTGCGCGGGGAGATCACGGTGCCCAAAGACGCCGACGAGGAGGCCGTGGTGAAACTCGCCCGCGCCAACCCGAAGGTCGAGGAGCATTTAGCGGGCAAGACCATTCGGCGCGTGATCTTTGTGCCGGGGCGGATTCTCAATTTTGTGGCGAATTGA
- a CDS encoding BlaI/MecI/CopY family transcriptional regulator, translated as MAHELRMPHLALGDLEQAVLDVLWREGALNPGQMHQVLGEERGISVNTVSSAMKRLFDKGLLEREKVSHAYEYRAAVSRAELQRQLIASIAERFSGEERAGLLAAFVDIAQADGEETLRRLEALVNARLKGGE; from the coding sequence ATGGCCCACGAATTACGCATGCCCCATCTTGCGCTGGGGGATCTGGAGCAGGCGGTGCTCGATGTGCTCTGGCGGGAGGGAGCGCTCAATCCCGGTCAGATGCATCAGGTGCTGGGAGAGGAGCGGGGGATCTCGGTGAACACGGTGTCTTCGGCGATGAAGCGTCTTTTCGATAAAGGCCTTCTGGAGCGGGAGAAGGTCAGCCACGCCTATGAGTATCGGGCGGCGGTGAGCCGCGCCGAGCTTCAGCGTCAGCTGATCGCGTCGATCGCCGAGCGCTTCTCCGGGGAGGAGCGCGCCGGGTTGCTGGCGGCGTTTGTCGACATCGCTCAGGCCGATGGTGAGGAGACGCTGCGACGGCTGGAGGCGCTGGTCAACGCGCGGCTGAAGGGCGGTGAGTGA
- a CDS encoding M56 family metallopeptidase produces MAGLIETMALAGGMVGVWVWAAVAVMLPALATRRPALVRGAASARLWLYAPLWVPALMLGAALLPGIVGSVTGHGDHCLEHVTHHHLCLIHPPHVAHTWSLWGLALLPWLGASVMVGRHLGALKGALASTRTLVGVSRALGDDSKVRVVETGEAVAFSVGLLRPVVVVSRGLVEALSEAELRVVLAHERAHCARRDTLWALADQCVAWLLPARARQVLLDAIELGREQACDARAANEEGRVQVAATLLKVARLKLATPAVGLSLGASSLELRVERLLAQNEPARQTHPVGVWLAVLVIMGLGAGPFHGLMERVIALALH; encoded by the coding sequence ATGGCGGGCTTGATCGAGACGATGGCATTGGCCGGAGGCATGGTCGGGGTGTGGGTCTGGGCGGCGGTGGCGGTGATGCTGCCGGCGTTGGCCACGCGGCGTCCCGCGCTCGTTCGGGGTGCGGCGAGTGCGCGTCTGTGGCTCTACGCGCCACTGTGGGTGCCGGCGTTGATGCTCGGGGCCGCGTTGTTGCCGGGGATTGTGGGGAGTGTGACCGGGCATGGGGATCATTGCCTGGAGCATGTGACCCATCATCATCTCTGCCTGATTCATCCGCCGCATGTGGCGCATACCTGGTCGTTGTGGGGGCTCGCGCTGCTGCCCTGGCTTGGGGCATCGGTGATGGTGGGACGTCATCTGGGCGCGCTCAAAGGGGCGCTCGCCAGCACGCGCACCCTGGTGGGGGTGAGTAGGGCGCTGGGCGATGATTCGAAAGTTCGGGTGGTGGAGACTGGCGAGGCGGTGGCGTTCAGCGTGGGGCTCTTGCGGCCGGTCGTGGTGGTGAGCCGCGGGCTGGTCGAGGCGCTCAGTGAAGCGGAGCTGCGCGTGGTGCTGGCCCATGAGCGCGCGCATTGTGCGCGCCGCGACACGTTGTGGGCGCTGGCCGATCAGTGCGTGGCCTGGTTGCTTCCGGCGCGCGCGCGCCAGGTCCTGCTCGACGCCATTGAGCTCGGTCGAGAGCAGGCCTGTGATGCGCGCGCGGCGAATGAGGAGGGGAGGGTGCAGGTGGCCGCGACGCTCTTAAAGGTGGCGCGCTTGAAGCTCGCGACGCCGGCGGTGGGGCTCTCGCTGGGGGCGTCGTCGCTGGAGCTTCGGGTGGAGCGTCTGCTGGCGCAGAACGAGCCCGCTCGCCAGACGCACCCGGTCGGGGTGTGGTTGGCAGTCCTTGTCATCATGGGGTTGGGAGCCGGTCCTTTTCATGGCCTGATGGAGCGTGTGATCGCGCTCGCGTTGCACTGA
- a CDS encoding TolC family protein, producing the protein MSASAYAQSSAPAEEVSVSEAVRAALSRPPAELLLERRLDAARAGVDEQTRRSAPTLSLDYERVGGSTELAASEFSAVVEQNFDVSRWRTRLRQGLTHRERAERAEHERWRLETAHRVRVAFYEVRLHQARLAEHERWRARLEEALQAMQARVERGDASAYMSGRVARELELAAASEAAVRSALEGAWAELTSHAGWEQRPELGGALEPSKGGDAAEPRSPDQAILQARIQALGAEIDAVRSPWLRDWTVGVGYRQDRAGALTGHGVIVALSLPLALWNPDAPRQARLQAERAALQHELELVSQQYERALEGARQRRRVAMQALRPAEDAAADAALTRQALQSFEAGESSLAELLDVYESELELQLARIELQWEARRADLDLQRLQGVGASR; encoded by the coding sequence ATGAGCGCGTCGGCGTACGCCCAGAGCTCCGCGCCCGCTGAGGAGGTGAGCGTGTCGGAGGCGGTGCGCGCGGCGCTGTCGCGGCCGCCGGCCGAGCTTTTGCTGGAGCGCCGCCTGGACGCCGCGCGGGCCGGCGTGGATGAGCAGACTCGCCGGTCTGCGCCCACGTTGAGCCTGGACTATGAGCGGGTCGGCGGGTCGACGGAGCTGGCGGCCTCGGAGTTCAGCGCGGTGGTTGAACAAAACTTCGATGTGAGCCGCTGGCGCACAAGGCTTCGCCAGGGGCTTACGCACCGGGAGCGCGCCGAGCGCGCCGAACATGAGCGCTGGCGTCTGGAGACGGCGCATCGGGTGCGCGTGGCGTTTTATGAGGTGCGACTTCATCAGGCGCGGCTGGCCGAGCATGAGCGCTGGCGCGCGCGCCTGGAGGAGGCGCTCCAGGCGATGCAGGCGCGGGTGGAGCGGGGGGATGCCTCGGCCTACATGAGCGGTCGCGTCGCGCGGGAGCTTGAACTTGCGGCGGCGAGTGAGGCGGCGGTGCGTAGCGCGTTGGAAGGGGCCTGGGCGGAGCTGACGTCCCATGCCGGCTGGGAGCAGCGGCCGGAGCTCGGTGGTGCGCTCGAACCCTCAAAAGGCGGCGATGCGGCCGAACCACGCTCGCCAGATCAGGCCATCCTGCAGGCGCGGATTCAGGCCCTGGGCGCGGAGATCGACGCCGTGCGTTCACCCTGGCTGCGGGACTGGACGGTGGGAGTGGGCTATCGCCAGGACCGGGCCGGCGCGTTGACGGGCCACGGCGTCATCGTGGCGCTGAGTCTGCCCCTGGCGCTCTGGAACCCCGACGCGCCACGCCAGGCCAGGCTTCAGGCTGAGCGCGCCGCGCTGCAGCATGAGCTGGAGCTTGTCAGCCAGCAGTACGAGCGCGCGCTGGAGGGCGCAAGGCAGCGTCGCCGTGTGGCGATGCAGGCGTTGCGTCCGGCCGAGGATGCGGCGGCCGACGCGGCGTTGACGCGCCAGGCCCTTCAGTCCTTTGAGGCCGGCGAGTCGTCGCTGGCCGAGCTTCTCGACGTCTATGAGAGCGAGCTCGAACTTCAGCTCGCAAGGATCGAACTACAGTGGGAGGCGCGCCGCGCCGACCTCGACTTGCAGCGCCTTCAGGGTGTGGGAGCGTCCCGATGA
- a CDS encoding efflux RND transporter periplasmic adaptor subunit yields the protein MNLSSTTFLAIGGLLASLLVASAVGCHSGDDHAHGDEHAHGDEHAHGDEHAHGDDHAHGDEHAHGDEHAHGDEDAHGDDHGHEGASETVTLWGDATQLFVEFPALVRGDESAFAAHLTRMSDHRALEEGTVVVELSGGSSPAERFEVDGPAQPGIFRPIVTPAHVGPREVSLHISAPGIDEHHELGQFIVFSSRTGAGNAAKQHGDDEGHDEGISYLLEQQWQVAFGVTRADDREVRPTIAAFAQVHPAPGASVEVTAPRSGRVVVGPSGPAQLGGNYEAGQVLLRLRSAPGDGADAATLDLAVDRALIRRDRASLEVERLTPLAEQGVVPRSRLEDATSELASARAELESAQRRRSSLTQTQRLSGGADTLSIPAPIAGNLAELYVSPGAWVEEGAPLARIISPHQLMLQVNAPQAYLDRLDAVSGVWFKPSADAAVIDLSRDALLAVGQEVDAATRTLPVYFNLDGGEVEGARLYAGMHVRANLVSDTPRVATAIPVSALVDDNGTEVVFVQTGGESFERRVVRLGARDGDWVEVTQGVEPGEWVVSRGAYAVKLASASTETIGHGHAH from the coding sequence ATGAATCTCTCGTCTACGACATTTCTGGCCATCGGGGGGCTGCTTGCCAGTCTGCTCGTCGCGAGCGCCGTGGGGTGCCATTCCGGTGACGATCACGCGCATGGCGACGAACACGCGCATGGCGACGAACACGCGCACGGCGATGAGCACGCGCATGGCGATGATCACGCGCATGGCGACGAACACGCGCATGGCGACGAACACGCGCATGGCGACGAAGACGCGCATGGCGACGATCATGGCCACGAGGGTGCCAGCGAAACCGTGACGCTCTGGGGCGATGCGACGCAGCTCTTTGTGGAGTTTCCGGCGTTGGTGCGTGGCGATGAGAGCGCGTTTGCGGCGCACCTGACGCGTATGAGCGATCACCGCGCGTTGGAGGAGGGGACGGTCGTGGTGGAGCTCTCCGGCGGCTCAAGCCCCGCGGAGCGCTTTGAGGTCGATGGCCCGGCTCAGCCTGGTATCTTCCGACCGATTGTGACGCCGGCGCATGTAGGGCCGCGGGAGGTCAGTCTGCATATCAGCGCGCCCGGGATCGACGAGCACCATGAGCTGGGGCAGTTCATCGTGTTCTCCAGCCGCACGGGCGCCGGAAACGCCGCGAAACAGCACGGGGATGACGAGGGGCATGACGAGGGCATCTCCTACCTGCTTGAGCAGCAGTGGCAGGTGGCGTTCGGGGTGACGCGGGCCGACGATCGGGAGGTGCGCCCCACAATCGCGGCCTTTGCGCAGGTTCATCCGGCGCCGGGGGCAAGCGTGGAGGTCACCGCGCCGCGCAGCGGTCGGGTGGTGGTGGGACCGTCGGGGCCGGCGCAGCTTGGCGGGAACTATGAGGCCGGGCAGGTGCTTTTGCGACTTCGCAGCGCGCCGGGCGATGGCGCTGACGCGGCCACGCTCGACCTGGCGGTCGACCGCGCCCTGATCCGTCGCGACCGCGCCTCGCTGGAGGTCGAGCGCCTTACTCCCCTGGCCGAGCAGGGCGTGGTGCCCCGGAGCCGGCTTGAGGACGCGACCAGTGAGCTTGCGTCGGCCCGTGCGGAGCTGGAGAGCGCGCAACGTCGGCGCAGCAGCCTTACGCAGACCCAACGCCTGAGTGGCGGGGCCGACACCCTCAGCATCCCCGCGCCGATCGCGGGCAACCTCGCGGAGCTCTATGTGTCGCCGGGGGCCTGGGTGGAAGAGGGCGCGCCTCTGGCGCGCATCATATCGCCACACCAGCTGATGCTTCAGGTCAACGCGCCCCAGGCCTATCTGGATCGACTCGATGCGGTCTCGGGCGTGTGGTTTAAGCCCTCCGCAGATGCGGCGGTCATCGACTTGAGTCGCGACGCGCTCCTCGCCGTGGGGCAGGAGGTCGACGCGGCCACGCGCACGCTCCCCGTCTACTTCAACCTCGATGGTGGCGAGGTTGAGGGGGCGCGGCTTTACGCCGGGATGCACGTGCGCGCGAACCTGGTCAGCGATACGCCGCGCGTCGCTACGGCGATTCCGGTCTCGGCGCTCGTCGATGATAACGGCACCGAGGTGGTCTTTGTGCAGACCGGCGGGGAGTCCTTTGAACGGCGGGTGGTGCGTCTGGGGGCGCGTGATGGGGATTGGGTGGAAGTGACGCAGGGGGTGGAGCCTGGCGAGTGGGTGGTCAGCCGCGGCGCCTACGCGGTGAAGCTGGCATCGGCCAGCACCGAAACAATCGGTCACGGCCACGCGCACTGA
- a CDS encoding efflux RND transporter permease subunit — MIDAMIRWSLANRLFVLVGAAALIVWGVLQMRQMPVDVFPDLTAPTVTVITEAHGMAPEETEQLITFPLESALNGASGVRRVRSSTSVGISVVWVEFEWGSDIYTARQLVAEKIQLVAPSLPPEIDPPVLSPISSIMGEILFVGLRAEDGAHSPGDLRTVADWQVRRRLMAVPGVSQVVPIGGDVMQYQVQVRPEKLAEHRVTLEEVVEAVRATNQNTSAGFYEQGGQEYLIYGLGRVGSTEDIANAVVRPDPKAPLRVMDLADVVMGSAIKRGDAAINGAPAVVMGIQKQPGVNTLKLSEELEAALQTVAEGLPEGMILEQRLLRQADFIETAVDNVTHALRDGALLVILIIGFFLLSGRATLITALAIPLSLVVTVLVLSAMGASLNTMTLGGMAIAVGALVDDAIIDVENVVRRLRERAAAGHQGSLLETVYLASKEVRGSIVFATMIIILVFLPLFFLQGVEGRLLQPLGVAYVVSLAASLLVALTVTPVLCALLLPGSRAVRDGEEPGPVRWLRRHYDALLSRVIGAWPLLVGLSVVGVVVAAVGAWSADRTFLPEFNEGALTISVVSFPGTSLAESNRLGDQVERILLEQPEVQATSRRTGRAELDEHAQGIHASEIDVRLEKKERSEAALLAELRRRFESVVGANVVIGQPISHRIDHMISGTRANIAVKIFGEDLGELRRLAEEVRAQMEGVPGVVDLAVEEQSNLPLAKVHFDRDALATYGLQVDDVAETIETAFYGRTVSRVLEEGRAVDLVVRYPEEALEDLDAVRQTMIPTAGGAWVPLEALADIQRDRGPNQISRENGQRKIVVMSNVGEGQALGAVVEEVSRRVSANVVMPPGYFVEYGGQFEAAQEATRTLSWLSLMVVLGIFLLLYVALSSGRDAGLVMLNLPLALIGGVIGVYVSGGVISVASLIGFITLFGIATRNGIMLVTHIRHLVEEEGVRDPLEAVSRGASERLAPILMTALASGLGLLPLALASGEPGSEIQAPMAIVIVFGLISSTALNMVVVPAVMLRFGSVARAVRGEDARA; from the coding sequence ATGATTGACGCGATGATTCGATGGTCGCTCGCCAACCGCCTCTTTGTGCTCGTGGGGGCCGCGGCGCTGATCGTGTGGGGGGTGCTGCAGATGCGGCAGATGCCGGTAGATGTGTTTCCGGATCTGACGGCTCCCACTGTCACCGTGATCACCGAAGCGCACGGGATGGCGCCGGAGGAGACCGAGCAGCTCATCACCTTCCCGCTGGAGTCGGCGCTCAACGGCGCGAGCGGGGTGCGGCGGGTGCGCTCGTCGACGTCGGTGGGCATCTCGGTGGTGTGGGTGGAGTTTGAGTGGGGGAGCGACATTTACACCGCACGCCAGCTGGTCGCCGAGAAGATCCAGCTCGTCGCGCCCTCACTACCTCCGGAGATCGATCCGCCGGTGCTCTCTCCCATCAGCTCGATCATGGGCGAGATCTTGTTTGTGGGGCTTCGCGCCGAGGATGGGGCGCATAGCCCGGGGGATCTTCGTACGGTGGCGGACTGGCAGGTGCGGCGGCGCCTGATGGCGGTGCCCGGCGTCTCGCAGGTGGTGCCGATCGGCGGCGATGTGATGCAGTACCAGGTGCAGGTGCGGCCGGAGAAGTTGGCCGAGCATCGCGTGACGCTCGAAGAGGTTGTGGAGGCGGTGCGCGCCACCAACCAGAACACCTCGGCGGGTTTTTATGAGCAGGGGGGCCAGGAGTATCTGATCTACGGGCTGGGGCGCGTGGGGAGCACCGAGGATATTGCCAACGCGGTAGTTCGCCCGGACCCGAAGGCGCCGCTGCGGGTGATGGATCTGGCCGACGTGGTGATGGGGAGCGCCATAAAGCGGGGTGATGCGGCGATCAACGGAGCGCCGGCGGTGGTGATGGGCATTCAGAAACAGCCCGGGGTCAACACGCTTAAGCTCAGCGAAGAGCTGGAAGCGGCGCTGCAGACGGTGGCGGAGGGACTCCCCGAGGGGATGATTCTGGAGCAGCGCCTGCTGCGTCAGGCCGACTTTATTGAGACCGCCGTCGACAACGTGACGCACGCGCTTCGCGATGGGGCGCTTCTGGTGATCCTGATCATCGGCTTCTTTTTGCTCAGCGGGCGAGCGACGTTGATCACGGCGCTGGCGATCCCGCTCTCGCTGGTCGTGACAGTGCTGGTGCTCTCGGCGATGGGCGCCAGCCTCAACACGATGACCCTGGGAGGCATGGCGATCGCGGTGGGCGCGCTGGTCGACGACGCGATCATCGACGTGGAGAACGTCGTGCGACGGCTGCGGGAGCGGGCCGCCGCCGGTCATCAGGGCTCGCTGCTCGAGACGGTGTACCTGGCCAGCAAAGAGGTGCGGGGCTCGATTGTGTTTGCCACGATGATCATCATCCTGGTGTTTTTGCCCCTCTTCTTTCTGCAGGGCGTGGAGGGCCGACTTCTGCAACCGCTGGGGGTTGCCTACGTCGTGTCGCTGGCGGCGTCCTTGCTGGTGGCGCTGACGGTCACCCCGGTGCTCTGCGCCCTCCTGTTGCCGGGGAGCCGCGCGGTGCGAGATGGCGAGGAGCCGGGGCCGGTGCGCTGGCTGCGCCGTCATTACGATGCGCTCTTAAGCCGGGTGATCGGGGCCTGGCCGCTGCTGGTGGGGTTGTCGGTGGTGGGTGTGGTGGTGGCGGCCGTGGGGGCGTGGAGCGCCGACCGCACCTTCTTGCCGGAGTTTAACGAAGGCGCGCTGACGATCTCGGTGGTCAGCTTCCCGGGGACGTCGCTGGCAGAATCGAACCGCCTGGGCGACCAGGTCGAGAGGATTTTGCTGGAGCAGCCCGAGGTGCAGGCGACCTCCCGACGTACGGGGCGCGCGGAGCTCGATGAGCACGCCCAGGGCATTCATGCCTCGGAGATCGATGTGCGGCTGGAGAAGAAGGAGCGCAGCGAGGCGGCGCTGCTGGCGGAGCTTCGGCGCCGGTTTGAGAGCGTGGTCGGGGCCAACGTCGTCATCGGTCAGCCAATCTCCCACCGCATCGACCATATGATCTCGGGGACGCGCGCCAACATCGCCGTAAAAATCTTCGGCGAGGATCTTGGTGAGTTGAGGCGGCTGGCCGAGGAGGTTCGCGCGCAGATGGAGGGAGTGCCCGGCGTAGTTGACCTGGCGGTGGAGGAGCAGTCGAACCTGCCGCTGGCGAAGGTGCATTTTGATCGCGATGCGCTGGCCACCTACGGGCTTCAGGTCGATGACGTGGCCGAGACGATTGAGACGGCGTTTTATGGCCGCACCGTCTCCCGGGTGCTGGAGGAGGGGCGCGCCGTCGATCTTGTGGTGCGCTATCCCGAGGAGGCGCTTGAGGACCTCGATGCCGTGCGTCAGACGATGATTCCCACCGCCGGCGGGGCGTGGGTGCCGCTGGAGGCGCTGGCCGACATCCAGCGCGACCGCGGGCCCAATCAAATCAGCCGCGAGAACGGTCAGCGCAAAATTGTGGTCATGAGCAACGTCGGCGAGGGCCAGGCGTTGGGGGCGGTGGTCGAGGAGGTGAGTCGGCGTGTCTCGGCAAACGTGGTGATGCCGCCCGGCTATTTTGTGGAGTACGGCGGGCAGTTTGAAGCCGCCCAGGAGGCCACACGCACGTTGAGCTGGCTGAGTCTGATGGTGGTGTTGGGCATCTTCCTGCTCCTCTACGTCGCGCTCTCCTCAGGCCGCGATGCGGGGTTGGTGATGCTCAACTTACCCCTGGCGCTGATTGGCGGGGTGATCGGGGTGTACGTCTCCGGGGGCGTGATTTCGGTGGCTTCGCTCATCGGGTTTATCACCCTCTTTGGCATCGCGACGCGTAACGGCATCATGCTCGTGACGCATATTCGCCATCTGGTCGAAGAGGAGGGCGTACGAGACCCACTCGAAGCGGTGAGCCGCGGCGCATCCGAGCGCCTCGCGCCGATCCTGATGACGGCGCTGGCCTCCGGGCTGGGGCTGCTTCCGCTGGCGCTGGCCAGTGGCGAGCCGGGCAGTGAGATTCAGGCGCCGATGGCGATCGTCATTGTGTTCGGGCTGATCTCGTCAACGGCGCTCAATATGGTTGTGGTGCCGGCGGTGATGTTGCGCTTTGGCTCGGTGGCCAGGGCTGTGCGTGGGGAGGATGCGAGGGCGTGA
- a CDS encoding VOC family protein, whose protein sequence is MLGLRTVIYPVDDLKAATAWYSEAFETTPYYETEHYVGFDVHGYELGLMPVAGDLAPSLGGSETLWGVEDIQASFKRLIELGATSLVEPWNTGEEIWVASLADPFGNRLGLIYNPHFRVPQVPSLHELEDGAADE, encoded by the coding sequence ATGCTCGGACTTCGCACCGTCATCTACCCCGTCGACGACTTAAAAGCCGCCACCGCCTGGTACAGCGAGGCTTTTGAGACCACCCCGTATTACGAGACCGAGCATTACGTGGGCTTTGACGTCCACGGCTACGAGCTTGGCTTGATGCCCGTCGCTGGCGATCTGGCGCCATCGCTGGGGGGCTCCGAGACGCTCTGGGGTGTCGAGGATATTCAGGCCTCGTTCAAACGATTGATTGAGCTCGGGGCGACCTCACTCGTCGAGCCCTGGAACACCGGTGAGGAGATCTGGGTGGCGTCGCTGGCCGATCCTTTCGGCAATCGGTTGGGGCTGATTTATAACCCGCATTTTCGAGTTCCGCAGGTGCCGAGCCTTCATGAACTTGAGGATGGTGCTGCGGACGAGTAG